In bacterium, one DNA window encodes the following:
- a CDS encoding 16S rRNA (uracil(1498)-N(3))-methyltransferase: AEIASSLAQGAVPLFLGKRRLRSETAALVAAARVLAAAGRFGE; the protein is encoded by the coding sequence GCAGAGATCGCATCCAGCCTGGCGCAGGGCGCTGTGCCGCTGTTTTTAGGCAAGCGGAGGCTGCGCAGCGAGACAGCCGCTTTGGTCGCTGCGGCCAGAGTCCTGGCTGCAGCCGGACGCTTTGGAGAATAG
- the kduI gene encoding 5-dehydro-4-deoxy-D-glucuronate isomerase has product MKTRIVADPVRFLRMTTEEIRNTFLLDSLFKPDVIEMVYCDVDRAIVGSAVPTAKPLALEAASELRADFFTQRRELGVLNTGAAGQVKVDGKVYRMNNRDGLYIGRGSREIIFSSDDPVSPAYFYLLSYPAHREFPTMQAAKKDAAATHLGSAEQCNQRTIYKYIHPDGIRSCQLVMGFTELAAGSVWNTMPPHTHDRRMEVYLYFDVDDASRVFHLMGQPEETRHIVVANRQVVISPSWSIHSGVGTRAYTFCWGMGGENQVFDDMDGLTIDQLK; this is encoded by the coding sequence ATGAAAACAAGGATCGTTGCGGATCCGGTGCGGTTTCTCCGCATGACGACTGAAGAGATACGGAACACTTTTCTGCTGGATTCGTTGTTTAAGCCTGATGTCATTGAGATGGTTTATTGCGATGTGGATCGGGCCATCGTCGGTTCTGCTGTACCTACGGCCAAACCGTTGGCCTTGGAAGCAGCAAGCGAACTGCGCGCTGATTTTTTTACCCAGCGCCGTGAACTCGGTGTGCTCAACACCGGCGCCGCCGGTCAGGTGAAAGTGGACGGCAAGGTGTATCGAATGAACAATCGCGACGGTTTGTATATCGGCCGCGGCAGCCGTGAGATCATCTTCAGCAGCGATGATCCCGTCAGCCCGGCCTATTTCTATCTACTCAGCTATCCGGCCCATCGCGAGTTCCCGACCATGCAGGCCGCCAAGAAGGATGCTGCGGCCACCCACCTGGGATCCGCTGAACAGTGCAATCAACGTACGATTTATAAATACATTCATCCGGACGGCATTCGCAGCTGTCAGCTGGTCATGGGTTTCACTGAATTGGCCGCCGGTTCGGTCTGGAACACCATGCCGCCGCACACTCACGACCGCCGCATGGAGGTCTATCTCTATTTTGACGTGGATGATGCCAGCCGGGTCTTTCACCTCATGGGGCAGCCGGAGGAGACGCGGCACATTGTGGTGGCCAACCGCCAGGTGGTCATTTCACCGAGTTGGTCTATTCACTCCGGCGTCGGCACCAGGGCCTATACCTTTTGCTGGGGCATGGGCGGCGAGAACCAGGTGTTCGATGATATGGATGGATTGACGATCGATCAGCTCAAGTGA